In the genome of Populus nigra chromosome 19, ddPopNigr1.1, whole genome shotgun sequence, the window attattttatttacatgaataagGGAGTTGTTGCTAACCGTTTCCATTTCATTTAAAGCTTGCTTTTTTATCACTTTTGATAAAAGTCAAGAAGAAAGTTGTGAGAAGCAGAGGAACATAAATTAGTTGGTCTCCAGCTCAAGGCAGCAAGTCACTTGTAATAATAAATAGATGATTTTAGGTTTTGGGATGTTTGTTTTTAAGCTTGGCATGGATTGATATTGTGATAGTAAgaattttatttcctttgttggaatgaatgtatgatatatatttgcatcattGCATTGTATGATATATACTCAAGACCCGATGGGGTTCGGTTTGAGTTTCTAAAATCCATGTATGTTAGGTTTTGGATCGGGTATGAATAGTATTGTCAATTTCAAATATGGATAGTACCAAAACCTGACCTGTGGGTATTCATTGTCATCCCTAACCATCTACAATGCCAACCTCACTAGACCCAAAGCttcaacaccaccaccaccttaaCCACCATCAATGAAGAATGAAAGCATCGTTTGCTCACCCTTACATGGTTTCTTATCTCTTCAATGCCCTCTCTCCCTCCTCCACCAAGACTCTCTAGTCTCTCAAAACTAAACCCAAATCCCACTAGACAGCACATTACCAAAAACTTTACTTGCAGAACCCAACCCATCATCAACATCACCAATCAATTCCAGCTCACACAAGCAGTCCCTTCTCATCAGCTTTTATCACACGAAGGCATTCACTTACCTCGTCAGACACTAGCTTACCTTATACAACAAAGCTCATATTTGAAGTCTCTTAAATTAGGCAATGGTTTCATATTCATCTGCAATTAAGTGGATTAAAAAGACCCGGTACTTTTTTACCCAAATGGAttcaaatttcaataatttcattCATATGTACGTACACTGTGGTGGCCATGTTAGTGCTTATAAAGTGTTTGGTATAATGTCCAAGAGAAATTTGTACTCTTGGAATAGTATGCTTTAATAATTGACCGTCAGTTCAGGGTAAAACAGTCCTTTGAACTCTGAAACACTTTAAAAGTAGCCGAGCTTTCTCAATTTGATGAGCACCGAGAAAGAAAAACCTAAGGTTTCCTTGGCCGCAACcattcctctctttttcttcctaGCAGTTCTGGTGAATTTTCCGGaaaattcttctttttgatAAGTGAGAAAATCCTCAAACCTTATTTTGTCCCTTGGTTCTTAAAGCTTATATATCTATTTCATTGTTCAGATTTTTAAAGGATACTTAAAAAAATGGGGCCAAGATGGAAAGGAAAAGGAGCAGAAGCTAAAGCACTAGCAGATCCCATGTCAGAAATAGTCTCACAGCTTCAATCTTCTCTTCTTCAGTCAAATGCATGTGCGTCACTCTCAGGTTGTAGTGTGCTTCTTGCAGTGGAAACAGAACAGACTGAGCTTCTCACACGGGCATGTTTCGGTAAACCCATTATCACAGCTGAGAAAGAAAAGCAATGGTTTCAGTTGGGTTTGGAGGAAgcattttatttgtgttattctttaaaatgtttaaagatTGCTGGTGaagataattttgttaaaaatgatttagatTTGTGGTtgtatatgaaattgaaaaaggaaaaattccCGGATTTTTATAAGGCGTATTCTCATCTTCGTATGAAAAATTGGGTTCTCAGGCCAGGATTACAGTATGGCGTGGATTTCGTTGCTTACCGGCATCATCCATCTTTGGTACATTCAGAATATGCTGTGATTGTTTTATCAGAAGGGGATACTGGGAGATTGAGGGTGTGGTCTGATTTCCACTGCACTATTAGACTTTGTGGAAGTGTTGCAAAAACGTTGTTAATTCTAAATGTTGACAAAAATGGTCACGGTGCTATCTCTCCATCTTGTTTGGAGAGATACTCTATTGAGGAGTGCACAATCACGAGATGGAGTCCAGAACAAAGCCGTGATGATAAAAAAGCCTCATAAAATGGAGCGAAGTAAGATGTGCTTTCAAATATCTGGTTTGCTTTTGTCATTCTGTGCATAAACTGAGTATGAATGTTCCAAGTATTTTGGCTATAACTGTTTTTATAATGCTTGTGATTGCTGGTGTAAGTAATTCATGATCGTCtgtttttcatattcttttttcaTGCCTGATAACATGCAAGTCAAGTTTTGATCATGGAGCTGGTCTTCCTATTGTGATGGCCTAAGCAACGTGTAAGTGTCTCCAGTCCAGTTTGACTAGGTGTAAAAGCCGATCTTTTGGCTTTATCATTCATTAGATGCTTTAAGACAAGAAAAGGGCATCTAATGATAAAGCCGAAGTATTGGGTTTTAGACCTGTTAATCACACAACACAATACCAAAACCAAGTTGAAAAGCgagcaaaatacaaaaaatggaGCCAATTTCTTCATCACTGTAATCACCGAACAAGCTAGAACCGAAAGCAGTGCATTACTCTACAAGTAGTTCATTAAGATATAAATTGCAAGTTGCTAACACATGCTAACAATGAATTGTGTCTGCAGAAAGGCAAGCAAGTTTCACCAGAATAGATATATAATGCCACAAGTAACGACTGTCATCACCTACCAAGCATGCATATGGCTTGTTCTATTTGCGTGCACCCTGACATAAACCCACAGATGTTTGCGTGTGATAATGTGAAGCCAGACATCAAATGCAGAAGTTGGTGGAATTTAGGCACGAgtgagtaaaattaaaaaaatactacccGTGTAATAGCCTGGGCCACCAAAGTCTTTGAATGGTTGTTTAAGAATacggtgtaaaaaaaaatttagaaattttaatttctttttaaattaaaaaaatcatactaatattaaaaataaaatttttattttaatatatttataaataaaaattattttcaactatTATCTCTGTCACAGTTCCAAACAACCCTTTAAATCCTTTTGCCCACTGTTCACCCACCAACGATGCCACCCTAACCGGACCCAAAGCACGAGCACCACAACCATCTCCCCGTCAATGAAGAATGACACGTCGTTGCACTTGAGGGTTGAGCTCAGCGGTCAACCGTGAGGCTTGCTTTGCTCTCGTTCTAAGTTCGATTCTTTATGTGTATGTCTGTCATCCCCGCGGTGCTTTACCTGctcactgggcttgcaggatattTAGTGGGCTGTGGGGAATAATCGTGGTGCACGCAAGTTGGCCCAGATATCCCACgctaatcaaaaaaaaaatgacacgtCGTTTGCTCACCCTCACACGGTTCCTTCTCTTTTCATTGCCCTCTCTCCCTCCACCAAAACCCTCCAGTCTCTCAAAACTTCACTCCAATCCCACCAAACGACACATCGCCGATAACCTTCCTTGCATAACCCAACCCTTCATCAACATCTCCAATCAATCCCAGATCACACAAGCAGTCTCTTCTCTTCAGCTCTTATCACGCAAAGGCATTCGATTACCTTGCCAAACACTAGCttgccttttcattttcttacctTCTTAATTAGTTGGTATTTTCTCCATGTTAATGAGATGGGCACTGTTGTGTTGTTCTGTTGTGTTTTCTGGCAAGTTCATTCATCCATATTCATGAATTGATTTTCAAAGGAACTGCAGAAGTTAAGTCAGTGAAATAGACTCCGAAGATGGAAGAGGAGGTAGATATTCCGcctatttaataattatgttgtTGATAATTTAAGCTATAAGCTTGTCATTGCTTCAAACACTGACCAATTACCTTCCTTGATTTCTTAGAATTACATCTATCTTGCAATGCTTTGGATTCCTATGAAGTCTGTGAATCTATGGTTCTTACACTTTATACCAGCAGTAACATGATTCAATGGAAGTTGCATGTCTTTGGTCCTCGTATTCTCATGTTCCGCATCTCTATTCAGACAAGAGATAGCAATTTTCTAGCAAGGTAGGAGGGAGGACCTAGTCTGTCTCCTATCAAGTTCCAGATGACTTGCTAATACTTTCATATAAAATCTCTTTCTAGTTCCTTTCCACTTATCTCAAGGATGCCTTTCAACTCGTTTAGTTGTATTACCATGTGGGCTATGGAGCTGGTATCTGTTTTTGACTTTTTTCGTGCAtagcatgttttattttttattcctttatcaattgttttttatttatttcgttTTATTTGAATCTGTTGTTTGTAGTTATCTGATTGCCTGATCTCTTGAATGAAAGAGTTTCCTGGCCTATGAGAAGATAAGGATGGAAATATACCTTGGAAAGGACATCATTGATGAGGTTACTACATAGCACCATCAATgcgaagaaaataattattgattgattAACAGGGAAGAGCATGAtccatgatttttaattaagagaTGGCCCACTCCTTTCATCTTCAATAAAGTTCATGGAAGAGGACAATTACCTTAAATTATGGACATGATTAAACCCCTAATCACGTTTAGTGGTTAAACCATACTTGATAAGGTGTATATGGATGATTGAGCCTGGTACAAGGAACTGTGGTTTTTGCTGCCATGTGGTAGCTTATCAAGGGCAAAACCTCTATTATCCTGGTGGAATTAGAACAGATTTTGTGTAGAGGAGGGGGAAAAGTTGTGCAGAACCAACAAACATCAAGAACAAATTTGAAGGCAACACAGGTGGACCAACCAAGGAAATATTATCTCGATTATAACTCCACACCAATAATGCAAGCGAAGCAACCacctaaattaaagaaaaaaagcatgTCATTGTCATAATCAAGATTGTTGAGAAAAATTCAGTGGAAGCAAATAAATAATCTTCCTAATCTGTTTTTATATTTCCAGAAGTCTTAACTGGATGATAATTACATCCAATTGACGTTACAATGCTGCGCAATAAAACCCACAAACCAATTCTTTTCCTGTGCAATAAAGCCTGCCGTGCCtacaacaagaaaaagaaaagaagaggaagaactcaacattcttcttcttcatcatcatctctgACATAGAAAAATGGGTTCTCAGATCTCTAAACAGATTGAAAGGCGTAAAGAAATCTTAACTGAGAAGAAGGTTTTGGTTGATCTTGAGGAAAGCTCTGGAGAAACATATCCAGGTTCTGATTATCGTCCATCAGACAGGAAGAATTGGATGGCTGGGTTCAACCCTGAGAAACTTCACATAAACCAAATTGTATGGCCTGGAACCCATGATTCTGCTTCTAATAGGATTGGCATCCCATTGATCACTCGTCCTTTCGCTCAATGTCAGTCTTTGTCCATCTACCGTCAGCTTTGTGTAGGCACCAGAGTTTTTGATATTCGGGTTCAGGAAGACCGTCGGGTCTGCCATGGAATCCTGACAACATATAGTGTTGATGTTGTTATTCGAGACCTCAAGAAATTCTTGTTAGAAACTGAGTCAGAGATGGTAATTCTTGAGATCAGGACAGAGTTTGGCCATGAGGATCCTCCAGAGTTTGACAAGTACTTGAAGGAACAGCTTGGAGAATACCTGATCCATCAGGACGATAGTGTTTTTGGCAAAACAATTGCGGAATTGTTACCGAAGAGGGTAATCTGTGTATGGAAGCCAAGGAAATCACCAGCTCCGAAACATGGAAGCCCGTTGTGGAGTGCCGGTTATTTGACAGATAATTGGATTGACACAGATTTGCCATTAACAAAATTTCAAAGCAACATGAAGTATTTGGGTGAACAGCCACCGGTTTCGTCAAGGAAATACTTTTACAGAGTGGAGAATACTGTTACACCACAAGCAGATAACCCAATTGTATGTGTTAAACCTGTGACCAACCGGATTCATGGATATGCTAGGTTGTTCATAACACAGTGTTTCTCAAAGGGATGTGCTGATAAGTTGCAGATCTTCTCCACAGATTTTATTGATGAGGATTTTGTTGATGCATGTGTTGGATTGACACGGGCAAGGGTTGTAGGGAAGGCTtaaaatttctctatttttcttgaGTTCTTGTTccattttttagagttttattaCGAGTCATCATCTCTTGTAATTAATTTCTGGGTGGATGAAATTTGCTCCATTGTCCTTAATGGGGTAAACTGTTCGTTTGTCTACACGTATgctaaattatttgtttatgatGTATAAAGGGTTTGTGTATATGGTTGTGGTTGGCACACTTAttcctttttgttctttctaaCCTTGCTCTCTTACCTTTGAAGGCCTGCCCGCTCTGGGAATATGCTGATACTTGTAATGTGATGGATGGAGCTGGATTGTCACTGTTATTGCCCAATCACAACTTCACATGTAGAAAACTACAttgtaaaatgatgaaatttaaagagTTTTCAAATCGAAAAGGCAAACAAGCTATTACAGAAACCACCACTTTACCCTACAAGGTGTTGTTGGTTGACATGTTAAGCAGGTTTGGTCCACTTGCTATCGCCACCAGTTCTTATTCAAACTGAAACTGTAAGAAAACTTTTCATGAATGCACACCGCTTCTAGCATAGACGATTTGCCTAATgtcaaaatcattttataatggGAGAGAGGACAGGCCAGCATAGCAAATTGATGATGATAGaagtttgaaaataacaaagaaatcctGGGATTCAGacactacaaggaaaataatgtgcataccaacaccaCATCACAACTCAGTAAAAGCTTATCACCGTTTAAGCCTACGGTGTACAATCAGTTGTTTCAACCTCTGACTAGACAGGTAGAAACTAACATTCACCTTTTTCATGGTGGAAACCTATCAAGACACCATATATAAGGTCTGACTTCATCACATCCCTAAAAACTTGTTCAGGGCTGAATCAGGTGCAATTCAGTTAAGCGTGGGCTTTTCTCTGCAAAATTTGCATCTCAAAGTTTCCTCCAGTCGTTGGATTATCAATGAGAATACTCCTGCAAAAAATTgctgttttgatttttctaagttGGTATTATAAGGAttatttttgcaggagtattcTCATTGAGAATCCAACAATTAGAGAAAGCTTTGACACAAGTTTtgcaagaaaaaaggaaagtcTCATGTCTCAACTAATTTCGGTCTAGATTCAGCCATGCGCGAGTTTGTAGAGATTTGATGAACTTGCACCTCATATGTTTCGCAGTTCCTCTCAATAGGCTACCACCATTGAAATTATTAAGGATTGGATGCATTATGAAAAAGGTTAGTTCCTGTTTATCTAGTAGTTCATAGGCCATATGTTGTGTGAGCCTATCAACTATAGAGATAGAACTAGCTTTCACCATTAAGCATCCTATCTTAAAAATTTCATGGTGGTAACCTATCAAGAAAACATACCTGAGGTACCGAGTTCATGAAATCTCTAAATGATTATACATggctgaaattgaccaaattCAGCAGAGAGTGGCCTTTTCTATATGAAACTTGTGTCACAGATTTTCCTCCGA includes:
- the LOC133679537 gene encoding tRNA-splicing endonuclease subunit Sen2-2-like; this encodes MGPRWKGKGAEAKALADPMSEIVSQLQSSLLQSNACASLSGCSVLLAVETEQTELLTRACFGKPIITAEKEKQWFQLGLEEAFYLCYSLKCLKIAGEDNFVKNDLDLWLYMKLKKEKFPDFYKAYSHLRMKNWVLRPGLQYGVDFVAYRHHPSLVHSEYAVIVLSEGDTGRLRVWSDFHCTIRLCGSVAKTLLILNVDKNGHGAISPSCLERYSIEECTITRWSPEQSRDDKKAS
- the LOC133680566 gene encoding uncharacterized protein LOC133680566 — translated: MGSQISKQIERRKEILTEKKVLVDLEESSGETYPGSDYRPSDRKNWMAGFNPEKLHINQIVWPGTHDSASNRIGIPLITRPFAQCQSLSIYRQLCVGTRVFDIRVQEDRRVCHGILTTYSVDVVIRDLKKFLLETESEMVILEIRTEFGHEDPPEFDKYLKEQLGEYLIHQDDSVFGKTIAELLPKRVICVWKPRKSPAPKHGSPLWSAGYLTDNWIDTDLPLTKFQSNMKYLGEQPPVSSRKYFYRVENTVTPQADNPIVCVKPVTNRIHGYARLFITQCFSKGCADKLQIFSTDFIDEDFVDACVGLTRARVVGKA